The window CATTCGGATGTAGTGGGCTCGGAGCCGGTGCTGGCAGGCCTGCTTCGCCAGCGCGCAGCCGAGGTAGGACTTCCCTGAGCCGGTGAAGCCCTGGAAGACCACGTTCTGTTGCCGCTGGATGAAGGAGCAGGTTGCCAGTTGCGCGATCACGTTCCGGTTCAGTCCCCGTTCCTCGACCAGATCCAGCCGCCGCAGGTCCGCTCCGGGATAACGCAGCCCCGCCCGGCGGATCAGACCCTCGACCTTTCCATGATTGAAGATGGAATGCGCCTCGTCCACGATCAGCTGGAGCCGTTCCTGGAACGACATCCCCAGCACGTGAGCCTCATCCTGGGCATCGATCGCGTCCAGCAGCGCGGTCGCGCCCATCTCGCGCAGCTTCCGCTTCGTGTCGTTATCGATCACGCTCACCGGACACCTCCGGCGTAGTAGTCGGCGCCACGGACGTATCCGCCGTCTTCCGCGGGTTCCTCGCGGGGTGGACGCAGGGCGGCGACCTTGTCCTGCCCGGTGGCCAAGATCGGGTGCAGATGCGCATAGCGCGGTGAACGGACCCGTCCCGTCAGCGCGAGTGCGCAGGCCGCCTCGACCCGATCTACGGAGAAGCGGCGAGAGAGCCGTAGCACCGCCAACGCGGGATCCAGGCCCTGTTCCACGATCGGCACGGACTCGAAGATCCGCTGGATCACGATCACCGTGGCCGGCCCGACCCGATCTGCCCACGCCCGCACCCTCTGCGCGTCCCAGGCCTGGAAACGCTCGCCCGCAGGTAGGTCCGCGTCGTTGGTGCGGTACTCATTGCTCGCGGTCTCCGGGAGCAGCAGGTGACTGGTCAGTCGCTGGCTGCCCTGATAGATCTCCAGCGTCCGGGCCGTGATGCGCAGATCGACCTTCGCGCCGATGTGCGCGAACGGCGCGGAGTAGAAGTTCCGCGCGAACGTGACGTGCCCGTTCCTGCCCACTCGTCGTCCGTAGTGCCATGTCGAGATCTCGTAGGGCACCGCCGGCAGCGGCGTCAGCAGCGGCCGCTCCTCCGCGTCGAACACGCTGGCGCGGGATCCGGGCCGCTTCTGGAACGGCTCCGCGTTATAGGCCTCCATCCGCTGCCCGATGGCGGCTGCAAGTTCGGGCAGGGACGTGAATCGCTGATCCCGCAGCCCGGCGATGACCCAGGTCGCGACGTGCGCGACGGTGTTCTCCACGCTCGCCTTGTCTTTCGGTTTCCGCACCCTCCCCGGGAGCACCGCCGCCGAGTAATGCGCTGCCATCTCGCGATACGCATCGTTCAGGACGATCTCGCCCTCGCGGGGGTGCTTCACCACACCGGTCTTGAGGTTGTCCGGAACGATCCTCGGGACCGTCCCGCCCAGCGCCTCGAACATCGCTACGTGCGCTCGCAGCCAGGACTCCTGGCGCATATCCAGCGCCGGGAAGCAGAACGCGTAACGAGAAAAAGGCAGGCAGGCAACGAACAAGAACACCTTCGAGACCTCGCCGGTGACCGGATCGGCCAGCTCCATCGTGGGGCCGGACCAGTCGACCTCCACGCTCTGGCCGGCCTTGTGACCGACTCTCGAAGCGGCACCGGTGACCATGACGTGGTGCTGGTAGGTGCGGCAAAACCGGTCATACCCCATCGCCGGATCCCCAGCCGCCGTGGTCGCGTCGAAGTACTCGCCGTGCAACAGCTTCAGCGTCACGCCGACCCTGGCCATCTCTCGATGGACCTGTTCCCAGTCCGGCTGTGCGAACACGCTCTCGTGCTCGCCCCGGCCCGGGAACAACCGGGCATA is drawn from Brachybacterium muris and contains these coding sequences:
- a CDS encoding ATP-binding protein, with translation MSVIDNDTKRKLREMGATALLDAIDAQDEAHVLGMSFQERLQLIVDEAHSIFNHGKVEGLIRRAGLRYPGADLRRLDLVEERGLNRNVIAQLATCSFIQRQQNVVFQGFTGSGKSYLGCALAKQACQHRLRAHYIRMPDLEEAWALAKDKPQGQTKFLRKYSTFSLLVIDEWLLDHPDEGMRSMLLELLERRYDTGSTVFCTQYPKKDWHARLGGAVHADAIMDRIVHNTIWIDTGDRNMREHTALPQ
- the istA gene encoding IS21 family transposase — protein: MVRKIRAKLVLQLRAEGLSGRAISSSQGMSRKSVRAVFEAADAAGIGWGDIADVADEQVYARLFPGRGEHESVFAQPDWEQVHREMARVGVTLKLLHGEYFDATTAAGDPAMGYDRFCRTYQHHVMVTGAASRVGHKAGQSVEVDWSGPTMELADPVTGEVSKVFLFVACLPFSRYAFCFPALDMRQESWLRAHVAMFEALGGTVPRIVPDNLKTGVVKHPREGEIVLNDAYREMAAHYSAAVLPGRVRKPKDKASVENTVAHVATWVIAGLRDQRFTSLPELAAAIGQRMEAYNAEPFQKRPGSRASVFDAEERPLLTPLPAVPYEISTWHYGRRVGRNGHVTFARNFYSAPFAHIGAKVDLRITARTLEIYQGSQRLTSHLLLPETASNEYRTNDADLPAGERFQAWDAQRVRAWADRVGPATVIVIQRIFESVPIVEQGLDPALAVLRLSRRFSVDRVEAACALALTGRVRSPRYAHLHPILATGQDKVAALRPPREEPAEDGGYVRGADYYAGGVR